The Staphylococcus simiae genome includes the window CATCCTCACTAAAAAATACTAAAGATGGTGCTTGTTCAATTTCCATTTCACGTGCAATATGCAAATCTATTTTGAGACTCTCAGTTAATTTACTCTTTTGTAAATCTTCATTAAAAACGTTTATATCGATACCAGCATTTTTAATACAGTCACATATCATATTTTCAGTTATTATGTCACGTTTAGGAATAATTTCATTTTGCATTAAATGAATGAAACGCTCAGCTTTTAAACGCCCTTGAAGTTCAGCTGCTTTATATGCTAGGGCAATATTATCAAAATCTGAAGTGCTTTGTGCTTGGCATTTTGTTAATACCTTTATTGAAGGATTCAATATATGTCTAATACGAATATATTGATTATATTCAATTCTTAGCTTTGATAAGATTGCAGATAATTTAAAACAGTCTGGGCTAAAAGGATCAAAAAATGAATAAATTTCAATTTTACTTACAGGTGATAGATCAACATCTTCACGACTCTTATTTTCCATTATTCTTAATTCTTCAGTCATGCCTTTTCACCTACAATTAATTTTAGGAATTTACCATATGATTTGCTGTTAATCTTAATCTTTCGAATAGATAATCTCCCACGCCTAAAGGGAAATTAGCTTCAGTTATTGCTTGATGCATATTTTCTAACCATGCATCACGTTCATATTCGGTAATTATAAATTCCATGTGTCTTTTTTTTAGCATCGGATGGCCGTGCTCTGCTGTATACAATTTTGGTCCACCTAAAAATTGGGTCAAAAATTGCTTTTGCTTGCGACTTGTTTCCGCAAAATCGCCTGGGAATAAATGATTTATTCTATCATCTTGTTCAACCAGTCTATAAAAATGGTCGATCATCTTATATAATGCATCTTTACCAATAATGTCATATGGTGTTTCTGTCATAAACTCACCTAATTTATCATTAATTCTTGTTAACGGAGACTAAACAATCTACCGTATATAGACTTACTTTTAAGTCATTAAATATATATCTAATATAACATGAATTTATACTTTTGAAAGAAATATGCATATTTGTCTATTTACAATATATTGTTTGAAAGTTTTTCTTTTTGCATAAAAAATCGTTGTACTTTATTTAATGGCGGTTGATGTTGAATATCAAATTGATGTAATAATTTTTGAAATTTAACTAGTCCAGTATCATAGTCACTAACTTCAAATTCAAGCTCATAGTCAGTCATTCCTAAATATTCACTTTTGTCTAAGACAAGTAAGTCACCATCATAAGCTACTTCCATTCGATAAGTTGTTAATGCACCTAAGATAATAAGTGAGTCATTATTAATACCAAATGTTTCGGTAATAATTTGGTAAATATCTGTTGGTAATTCGTTCAATTTAATTTCTTTATCAAGCTCTGGTTCGATAGTTACTTTATGATTATATTCGGTTAAACCAGTAGATGCGGGTACTTTTAAAGTCATTTCGTAACATTGATCTTTCACCCTTATACGTAATGCTGAGCGATGTGATTTCAGTTTAAAGTCAGGTGTATCAATATAATAATTAACTTGTTTGAATAAGTGAGCATTACTAAAAAAATGTTGTTTTATTTGTGAATAAAGTTGCTGAGTCAAAATTTGTTTGAATTCAATTTCGTGATTGATTGCCATATCGTACATACACCTCAAATATTAAATGAATAATTAACCATATTATGAATGACATTTGGAAAATTTAAAAGTAATAACAGTTAAAGAAAATACCTATTTTTCGATAATGAAAATAGGGTCTCAAAGTGTTTTGTAGAATTGAATTATGTTAAAATATTATGGAATAAGGAGGAACAAGCATGCGTATTTATATCAATGAAATTAAAGTAAAAGAAGATGGACTTTATTGTTATTCAGAAGACTCAATCACAGGTCTGAAAGAAGTAGGGCAAATGCTTGTTGATAGTGATAATTATGCTTTTGCATATACATTAGATGACGGCAAAGCATATTCATACCTAATTTTTGTTCAAGAAACCTGGACCATGCTTCATGAAAACATGACGAAGAAAATAATGATTAATGATGAATTGGAATTAACAGAATTTCATCATGAATTAAATTATATTTTAGATAATATTAAAGGTAATAATAATTACGGTAAAGAATTTGTTGCTACTGTTGAAGATATCTTCAACATTGAATGAAGTGGGGTGAATCACTATGAATCAATGGGATCAATTCCTAACACCGTATAAACAAGCGGTAAATGAATTGAAAATTAAACTTAAAGGTTTACGTAAACAATATGAAATAGGCGAATATGCATCTCCAATTGAGTTTGTCACAGGTCGTGTTAAACCTATTTCAAGTATTATCGATAAGGCGAATAAACGACAAATACCTTTTGATCGTTTACGTGAAGAAATGTATGACATAGCAGGTTTAAGAATTATGTGTCAATTTGTAGAAGATATTGATGTGGTTGTTAATATTTTGAAACAACGTAAAGATTTCAAAGTAGTGGAAGAACGTGACTATATTAGAAATACGAAACAAAGTGGTTATCGTTCATATCATGTCATCATTGAATATCCGATTGAAACTTTAAATGGTCAAAAAGTAATATTAGCAGAAATTCAAATTCGTACCCTAGCGATGAATTTTTGGGCTACGATTGAACATACACTACGTTATAAATATGATGGTGATTATCCTGATGAAATTCAGCATCGTTTGGAACGTGCAGCCGAAGCTGCATACTTATTAGATGAAGAAATGTCAGAAATCAAAGATGAAATTCAAGAAGCACAAAAATATTACAGTCAAAAACGTGCTAAAAAACACGAAAATGATTAATGAGGTGTAAAAATCATGCGCTATACAATTTTAACTAAAGGTGATTCTAAATCTAATGCCTTAAAGCATAAAATGATTAATTATATGAAAGACTTCCGCATGATTGAAGACAGTGAAAATCCAGAAATTGTCATTTCGGTTGGTGGAGATGGCACATTACTTCAAGCCTTTCATCAATATAGTCATATGTTATCAAGTGTAGCTTTTGTAGGTGTACATACTGGTCATTTAGGATTTTATGCTGATTGGCTGCCGCATGAAGTTGAAAAATTAATCATTGAAATTAATAATTCGGAATTTCAAGTGATTGAATATCCATTATTAGAAATAATAGTACGCTATAATGATAATGGCTATGAAACAAGATACTTGGCTCTAAATGAAGCTACAATGAAAACTGAAAATGGCTCTACATTAGTAGTTGATGTTAATTTAAGAGGTAAACATTTTGAACGCTTTAGAGGAGATGGTCTATGTATTTCTACACCATCTGGTTCAACTGCTTATAATAAAGCCTTGGGTGGTGCTTTAATTCATCCTTCGCTAGAGGCAATGCAAATTACTGAAATTGCCTCTATTAATAATCGTGTCTTTAGAACAGTTGGATCACCTTTAGTTTTACCTAAACATCATACATGTTTAATATCACCAGTCAATCACGATACTATTAGAATGACGATTGATCATGTAAGTATCAAACATAAAAATGTTAACTCAATACAATATCGTGTAGCTAATGAAAAAGTTAGATTTGCACGTTTTAAACCATTCCCATTCTGGAAAAGAGTACATGATTCATTCATTTCAAGTGATGATGATAGATGATTTTCACACATGAAATAACACACCCAGAACTGTTAAAAGAATGGTTAAAAAGACATCAATTTTCTAAAAAGACTGTGAGCGCCATCAAACAAAATGGCGCTTTAATTATTAATGGACAACCAGTTACTGTTAGAAAAATGCTTTGTCCTCAAGATATTTTACAAATTCATTTGCCTAAAGAACAGCCAAGTAGTAATTTACAACCTTATAATAAGCAATTAGATATCTGTTATGAAGATCCGTACGTATTAGTTGTTAGAAAATATCAACAACAAAACTGTACGCCCTCAAGAGAACACCCACATTATAGTTTGATAGAACAAGTACTGAGTTATTGTCGCAACAAAGGTGAAGATATTAATCCACATATTGTTACACGTTTAGATAGAGATACAGAAGGATTAGTCATATTTGCTAAATATGGTCATATTCATCACTTATTTTCTACAGTGACATTACAAAAGACTTATATTGCGTTAGTTAACGGTCAAACTGATAGTAGTGGCGTAATAGAAGCAAATATCAAACGCTCTCCAAATAGTATTATTACGAGAGAAGTAGCCCAAGAAGGTAAATACGCAAAGACATCTTATAAGACATTAGCACACAATCATCATTACAGTATTTGTCAAATTCACCTACATACTGGACGAACACATCAAATTAGAGTGCATTTTAAACATATAGGTCATCCAATTGTTGGAGATGATTTATATGGAGGTACGCATCCAACAATACAAGGACAGACGTTACAATGTTCTGGAATTTTATTTGATCATCCTATTGAAAAAAAACAAATTTCGATTACTATTGACTATAAGCAAATTTTAAAGTTGTTTAGAAATATATAATAATTATGGAGGTGTAAGCATGCCTATTGACACAGAAAATAGAGAAAGTAGTCAAGAGGAACTATATAACAAAACGTTATTAGACCAAGAGTTAGACAATAATAATATTGATGAATTTCGTGAAGAATTTTTATCTATGCATACTTATGAACAAAGTGAGTATTTTGAAGATACCACTGAGGAAAATAGACAAAAAATATTTCACTTCTTATCACCAGAAGAAGTAGCAGACTTTTTCGATCAATTAGATATCGATGATGAAGAATATGAGCAGTTATTTGATAAAATGAATGCTACATATGCTAGTCATATTTTAGAAGCAATGTCATACGATAATGCAGTAGATATTTTAAATGAGTTATCTAAATCTAAAGTAGCTAGTTTATTGACATTGATGAATAAAGATGACGCTAATGAAATTAAAGCATTATTACATTATGATGAAGATACTGCCGGCGGTATTATGACTACCGAATATTTATCTTTAAAAGCACATACACCTGTCAAAGAAGCTTTGATACATGTTAAAGAACAGGCGCCTGATGCTGAAACGATTTATGTTATTTATGTTATTAATGATGAAGATAAATTAGTAGGCGTATTATCATTAAGAGATTTAATTGTTGCTGAAAATGATGCTTATATTGAAGATATCATGAGTGAAAGAGTTATCAGTGTTAATGTTGCTGAAGACCAAGAAAATGTTGCTCAAACAATTAGAGATTATGATTTTATGGCCGTACCAGTTGTTGATTATCAAGATCATTTATTAGGTATTATTACAATTGATGACATTTTAGATGTTATGGATGAAGAGGCTAGTGAAGACTACTCTCGTTTAGCCGGTGTATCAGATATCGACTCTACGAATGATTCAGTAGTTAAAACAGCAGCCAAACGTTTACCTTGGTTAATTATTTTAACGTTCTTAGGTATGATAACTGCTACTATTTTAGGTAGTTTTGAAGCAACTTTAGAAAAAGTAGCATTATTAGCGGCATTTATACCAATTATCAGTGGTATGTCTGGTAACTCAGGAACACAATCACTAGCTGTATCAGTTCGTAATATTACTACTGGTGAAATTAATGAACAAAGTAAATTTAAGATTGCCTTACGTGAAGCGGGCAGTGGAATTTTATCAGGACTCGTATGTGCTACTATATTATTCACTATTATCGTTGCCATATATCATCAACCATTATTAGCACTTATTGTTGGTGGTAGTTTAACTTGTGCCATGACAGTTGGTACATTAGTTGGTTCTATGATTCCATTATTAATGAACAAATTAAAAATTGACCCAGCAGTAGCAAGCGGACCATTTATTACAACAATTAATGACATTATTAGTATGTTGATTTACTTCGGTTTAGCAACTTCATTTATGGCTTATTTAACTTAAGGAGGAATTATGGAGTTTGTATCTTTAGTTATCGTCGTTGTAGCAGCATTCTTAACTCCAATCATTGTTAATCGATTAAATATTAACTTTTTACCAGTTGTAGTTGCCGAAATATTAATGGGGATTATTATCGGTAATTCGTTTCTCAATTTAGTCGAAAGAGATTCTATTTTAAATATCCTTTCCACATTAGGTTTTATCTTTTTAATGTTTTTAAGTGGTTTGGAAATTGATTTTAAAGCATTTAAGAAGGATAAAAGAGCAAG containing:
- the yjbH gene encoding DsbA family protein is translated as MTEELRIMENKSREDVDLSPVSKIEIYSFFDPFSPDCFKLSAILSKLRIEYNQYIRIRHILNPSIKVLTKCQAQSTSDFDNIALAYKAAELQGRLKAERFIHLMQNEIIPKRDIITENMICDCIKNAGIDINVFNEDLQKSKLTESLKIDLHIAREMEIEQAPSLVFFSEDVHEEGLKVEGLYPYHIYTYIINELMGSPIEKKLPPKLETYIQQQQLVTMEELLTIYEWPEKLLNKELKKLVLQQKIEKLKYPDGDFWKSKMPKINTKCF
- a CDS encoding CYTH domain-containing protein is translated as MAINHEIEFKQILTQQLYSQIKQHFFSNAHLFKQVNYYIDTPDFKLKSHRSALRIRVKDQCYEMTLKVPASTGLTEYNHKVTIEPELDKEIKLNELPTDIYQIITETFGINNDSLIILGALTTYRMEVAYDGDLLVLDKSEYLGMTDYELEFEVSDYDTGLVKFQKLLHQFDIQHQPPLNKVQRFFMQKEKLSNNIL
- a CDS encoding NAD kinase, producing MRYTILTKGDSKSNALKHKMINYMKDFRMIEDSENPEIVISVGGDGTLLQAFHQYSHMLSSVAFVGVHTGHLGFYADWLPHEVEKLIIEINNSEFQVIEYPLLEIIVRYNDNGYETRYLALNEATMKTENGSTLVVDVNLRGKHFERFRGDGLCISTPSGSTAYNKALGGALIHPSLEAMQITEIASINNRVFRTVGSPLVLPKHHTCLISPVNHDTIRMTIDHVSIKHKNVNSIQYRVANEKVRFARFKPFPFWKRVHDSFISSDDDR
- a CDS encoding GTP pyrophosphokinase — translated: MNQWDQFLTPYKQAVNELKIKLKGLRKQYEIGEYASPIEFVTGRVKPISSIIDKANKRQIPFDRLREEMYDIAGLRIMCQFVEDIDVVVNILKQRKDFKVVEERDYIRNTKQSGYRSYHVIIEYPIETLNGQKVILAEIQIRTLAMNFWATIEHTLRYKYDGDYPDEIQHRLERAAEAAYLLDEEMSEIKDEIQEAQKYYSQKRAKKHEND
- a CDS encoding RluA family pseudouridine synthase, producing MIFTHEITHPELLKEWLKRHQFSKKTVSAIKQNGALIINGQPVTVRKMLCPQDILQIHLPKEQPSSNLQPYNKQLDICYEDPYVLVVRKYQQQNCTPSREHPHYSLIEQVLSYCRNKGEDINPHIVTRLDRDTEGLVIFAKYGHIHHLFSTVTLQKTYIALVNGQTDSSGVIEANIKRSPNSIITREVAQEGKYAKTSYKTLAHNHHYSICQIHLHTGRTHQIRVHFKHIGHPIVGDDLYGGTHPTIQGQTLQCSGILFDHPIEKKQISITIDYKQILKLFRNI
- a CDS encoding truncated hemoglobin, which codes for MTETPYDIIGKDALYKMIDHFYRLVEQDDRINHLFPGDFAETSRKQKQFLTQFLGGPKLYTAEHGHPMLKKRHMEFIITEYERDAWLENMHQAITEANFPLGVGDYLFERLRLTANHMVNS
- the mgtE gene encoding magnesium transporter; this encodes MPIDTENRESSQEELYNKTLLDQELDNNNIDEFREEFLSMHTYEQSEYFEDTTEENRQKIFHFLSPEEVADFFDQLDIDDEEYEQLFDKMNATYASHILEAMSYDNAVDILNELSKSKVASLLTLMNKDDANEIKALLHYDEDTAGGIMTTEYLSLKAHTPVKEALIHVKEQAPDAETIYVIYVINDEDKLVGVLSLRDLIVAENDAYIEDIMSERVISVNVAEDQENVAQTIRDYDFMAVPVVDYQDHLLGIITIDDILDVMDEEASEDYSRLAGVSDIDSTNDSVVKTAAKRLPWLIILTFLGMITATILGSFEATLEKVALLAAFIPIISGMSGNSGTQSLAVSVRNITTGEINEQSKFKIALREAGSGILSGLVCATILFTIIVAIYHQPLLALIVGGSLTCAMTVGTLVGSMIPLLMNKLKIDPAVASGPFITTINDIISMLIYFGLATSFMAYLT